Genomic window (Arthrobacter sp. StoSoilA2):
CAGGACTGGCTCGATGATGAAGCCGGCGGTATCGCTGGGGGCGCTGATGGTCATCAGAAGGTGGTCGAGTTCCTTCAAGGCAAATTCGACGGCGGTGGCTTCGTCCCAGCCGTATCGGTACCAGTGCGGGAACGGGGCAACATGCACTCCGCCCATGATGGGGGAGAACCCGGAGCGGAACTTGGTTCCCGCGGTAGTTAAGGAGGCGGCCGCTACGGTGCGCCCGTGGAATCCACCTTGGAAGGAAATGATGTTGGGGCGACCGGTTGCCATACGGGCCAAACGGATGGACGCCTCGACTGCTTCGGAGCCGGAGGTTGCGTAGAAGACGCTGTCCAGGCCCTGGGGCAGGACGCCTCCCAGGAGTTCCGTGAGCTCCAGGAGGGGCTTGTGCATCACGGTGGTGTACTGGGCATGGACAATTTTGCCCACCTGTTCGCGGGCTGCGGCCACTACGTCCGGGTGGCAGTGGCCGGTGCTGGTGACGCCGATTCCGGTGGTGAAATCCAGGTATTTCTTGCCGTCTGTGGCGTGGATCCAACTACCGGACGCGTAGTCCACGACCACTGGAGTGGCCTGCTTCAGGATGGGGCTAAGTGTTGCCATGGCTTCATACTTTCTTAGTAACTGTAGATTGTCAACAATACGCGATTCGCGGGCCGTTAGCCCGCGAATCGTGTGGTGGTGCTTACTTTTTGAACCGCTGTGGGCGGACGAAGTCCAGCCCGTCGAAGCCGCCCTTGCCAAGTGCTTCGCTGGCAGCAATCTGGCCGTAGCCGGAAGCCATCTTGAAGCCGGCGCCAGAGAAGCCGGTGGCGGAGTAGATCCTGCCCGGCTCAGTAAAGAAGCCAAGGAGGGGTTGCGAATCCGAAGTGAACAGATCCGGGAAGGCATCCGAACGGACGATGCTGGGAACCAGGTCCGGGAAGAATTCCGTCACCGTCTCAATGGTTTCCGCAATCTCCGCCTTGGTCAGCTCCCTGGGCACTGAGTCCGCGGAGGGGGTTGGTGCACCGCGGCCATCGAGGGTGGCTTTCACGGTGACGCCGTCCACCGCGGGCGCCCCATACATGGAGCGTTCACCGGAAATCCTGATGAAGATGGGGAACTTCTCCGGGGTGAACCGGGTTGCGTCGCGGGCGACGAACCAGCTCAGGAAAATCCTGCGGGTATCCGTGTGCGCCTTCAGGTAATCGGGCATGAGCTGCCGGGACCACCCACCCGAGGCGATGATCACCCGTTCGAATGTCCAGGACTGTTCGCCGGAGGTGACCACAACGCCGTCGTTGGTTTCGGTGATGCTGCTGACAGGAGTATTGCTGAGGACCGTGGCCCCGTTGGCCTGTGCCGCTGCAACCGCTGCGGTAACTGCCCGATCCGTGCGGAGTGCGCCCCCGAAG
Coding sequences:
- a CDS encoding FAD-dependent oxidoreductase is translated as MDGKLAVIGLGSIGSMALWQASRLSDSVVGFEAHAPGHGRSAVGGDTRLFRMLYRGRPDYYPILERSRDLWAELEAETGQDILTRCGGLSIGTADGPYIPKLLETTRINGASHQILSREEMAERYPQHNLRADDVAVYDPFGGALRTDRAVTAAVAAAQANGATVLSNTPVSSITETNDGVVVTSGEQSWTFERVIIASGGWSRQLMPDYLKAHTDTRRIFLSWFVARDATRFTPEKFPIFIRISGERSMYGAPAVDGVTVKATLDGRGAPTPSADSVPRELTKAEIAETIETVTEFFPDLVPSIVRSDAFPDLFTSDSQPLLGFFTEPGRIYSATGFSGAGFKMASGYGQIAASEALGKGGFDGLDFVRPQRFKK